The Glycine soja cultivar W05 chromosome 15, ASM419377v2, whole genome shotgun sequence region CAGTATGGTCATTTCATCATTAAGAATTGTTCAACCGGCTTGCACCAAAAAAGAAATTGTTTAAGCATCTAAATTGTTTCATATGTTACCTATCAAGCTTGAACTCATGCAAAACAGCAACATCACAAATACAAACCTCAGATCATAATCTCCTAATTGCAAAACCATTTCCGCCCCCCACACCTCTGTCCTAAAGTAAGGTGAGTCAAACAGGCCCAAGTTCAATGAGTAAAGTCATAATTGTATCATTTTTATTCAAGTCCAACCTGAAAATCAGAAACAGTTTCCAGATTCTGTCTGATAAATGTCTTAAATGCagatttcaaaatttgattatcATATATTGTAAAAAACAGCTTTTTTGAGATTAGAAGCCTTccatattcaattaagaattgtaagaaagaaaaaaaaaataccttgatCCAGAATCTTGTACTATCATCAACTGATTTAAACGCCGTAAGACGGCAATCCGCAGCACATACAGCAATGTCATCACGTTCAGCAGAAGCAATTGGTCTTGAACCAGGCTTTAACTCTCGTATGAAAAATTCATTGAACGTCTGCCCAGAACATAATTTAAGATAGGTGTTATGTAACAAGATAATGACTACCATCATAAAGTCCTACATTCTTTTCAGCACAGGCATTGCCCTGAAATTTCATTCATCTTCACAGTTCACACCAATTGCttgtacaataaaaaaatgcacGTTGCTAGCTCAATGGAAAACAAATTCTTTCAGTTCCCCCTTCGATCAAGTTATGCTGGGATCAATAGAGTAGATATATTCAACTATAAAGCAGTAGGGATTCTACAACAATCTAACTGAAACCAAGAAGTAACTTAAATGGTCAGGGTGGAGGGAAGTTTGACATACATATAATAAAATGCATGCATATgtatgaaaactaaaaaaagtattCAAATTGTTGGTTTCATGACTGGCTGggaaaaaacaaacttaacaaGTTAATACTCAagcataatcaattaaaaatgcaACCCACAAAAGCATATGGATTATGGTAAACAGaagatttcaaaaataactAAAGAAGTAAAAAGATAATACACAATGCTATATTCACTGTAATTGTCAAACATATTATATTCGGAATAAAAGCCATTAACCACAGGAatgcttttcaaaaaaaaaaaccacaggAATGTTTGGAGGTCACAGTCACAGTAATGAAAAGCATGGCTATAGCTTAAGCAAACAAAGGAGAAACGATAAGGTTCATTGAAAAAAATTGGTagcatataatatttaattttatcaaaattaagacATAAGACTGTATGCATATGATGAAACACCATTAGATTCAGCATAATCAAATTGAACAGGCAAAGCATCCTACATAACTAACATGGTCAAAGAGTGTTCAGGAGCAATTATGCATCAATAACATATCAACTTAAACTCGTTACAAAGTTTGACCCACCTTAAAGTGTTCCAGTGGATACTTGACTTCAACCAAATTGATTTGATCCTACAACACAATAGTTACATCTTTTATAAGAAGGGTGTAAGTGTAATTATAGGAACACAAGTGCAGCACAAAGAACTAAAGTAAAAAACAGAAGGAGTACgtcccaaaaaaaaaaccacaatgCTGAAATATGAGGCACAgtaatgaatgaaaaagtggtTGAAACTTAGAATCAAGAAGCACTACACAACTACAAACTTACATATGTCAAAATCAAAGTATGTAATCctcaaagaaataaaacaagcaTTGTTACACCTTAAAAGATCTAATAAATTTTGGTATATCTGCAGATGATTCAGGTGAATCCATTCGTGCTCCCTGCTTTTCAGAAATGCTTTGCAAGAGCTCCTTCACCCCTGCATATGATAGATTCACTCATGTAAACACATAAACTAACTcaataaagaaggaaaaaattattcaaatccaTTCTGAATCTCATATTGGCTACAAAGCCCAGGTTTGAAGTGTGACCCAAATGCCAGAAGGGtgcattttgataaatatttttctaataattaattggACTTTTCATCATTTGTAATCTACTTATAATGCACCAAATCAGCTTAAAGAAATGTCAGCTAGATCTAACATATCTGTACAGCATTTTTTAGCAAGCAATATTTTCATAGCATTAATTCTACTAACAACACCTCAGCAATTGCCACGAGGCCGACAATAGGGAATGGTGACAGGTAAAGCTAAATATAACTGTACAGCAGTTTTTAGCAAGCAATATTTTCATAGCATTAATTCTACGAACAACAACACCTCAGCAATTGCCACAGAGCCCACAATAGGGAGTGGTGACAGGTAAAGCTAAATATAACTGTAGCCAAGAGCttctttcaataataataataataaaataaaataaaataaaaactcatacCTATGTCCATTAAGCCAAGACCTATTTTTGACTGATAAATGGCTGTCATGgacaatacaatttttttgtcaattatttCTTCAACAAGCCTTTGAGACTTCCGATCATATACCTAATgtcagaaataaataaatattaaataacaagTTGAGAGGGTGAGGAGGTACAAATACAGGATTAAAACTACCAGAATTGAGCCATAGAATTGGAGATTGGAATTGGAATTTGATCGTATTTTCTAATTTCTATGTtggaatttcttttaaaattagaagCCTAGATCCTAATTGCATTGCAATTCCATGGAATTACATAGTAACTACCTTGAGTCATTTCCAATAAACCAACACTCTAAAAATTGTCAATTCCCCCTCACTGACAACATCCCAACCACTGCCCTTACTTCCATtgctattgaaattaaaattctaagcTATAATTCCAATTCCTTCATCCAAACATACCCTAAGGATATCTCTATTTATCTGCCTTGATGAGATGTTAGGCCGATACAATTCAAATTCTCAAgactttaaaaaatgttatgcaagacaaattttgatatttggtaAAATAGCATGAAAAGGCTGCCAGGAATGATAGATGTTAGTAAATAAGCCTGGAAGCCTTTTTTCTAATTATGGTGGATGTGAATGGGCAAACTCAGTAATTAGCAACCTAAGAAGGAATTTCATGAGGTCCTGTACATCCTGATATAACTTGAAGCATACATTCATGTCTGATGtatcatataaatataattggaatgttaaataaaagaaaaggaaattggTGGAAAATATTGTATACCAGAATATGGGATGCACTTGATCCAGATCGAATGCCAACATCGTAAGATGAGAAATGCGCCCATTCACTCAGTTTGAAGAACCACCTATACaaaagtgatttttattttcttacgaTACAAATTACATAACTATAGTCCATAAAACTAGGGTATAATCCATTAGGTCAATAAAGCTTATGCTCTCTCTCATACCCTATCATTCAATGCCTAAACTTGAAGAAATTTACCCATATGAAGCCTGCTTATCTGTCAAGAATCCTCCAGCCATCACCTGGTTACCAGTCCCTTCATCAAAACAAAGAGTTAAGTGGATCATGCTGTTCAACTGGTCAGAAATCTGAAGAACCTCACCACACACAGGACAGCAATTCAATAATGGTTCCCTGCAATAACAGAAGCTAGCTAAGCAAATAAGAATAGAACAAACTTCAAAGTAAGTcaaacattataattataaatcatcAAATCACAAATAATGATATAGAGATACCAGTTAAATTACTAAACACAGAGGCACTTCGAGCAAAAGACAACAATAGGCatacaaaattaaaacttttatatcTTGTAATTTAGATGGGTCATTACTGTTCTTGATGAAAAGTAAGAAGGGAGGCCAACTCGTCCATGCTCACAACACCATCTCCATTTTTGTCAGCTGCTTTGAACAGCTCTTCTTTCTGTTGAAAAATAATGTATTGACGACAGAGTAAAGCGTGTatacatataattataaaactaGATATTATATTGTAACTTCATTTCAAGATTCACAGGGTAAAGATTCATTATTTCAACCATGAGTCCCTCAACAGCTTGTAGTGAATATTTGGACTTCAATATAACCAAATTCAAGGTTCTAAGTTTTAACATTCAAGATGATATTAGTTTATAGAAAGTATAAACCATAGAATCTGAAAATAGGACAGAAAATATGAATCAAAGTCCAAATCCAGgtacaaaaacaaattaaagataatttaaaaagcaAATAATTCAACAATAAAAAGTAATAGGAACACATGAAGTGCAAAATAACTACTTAGGTAGGAACCTTGCTGGTTGCAACTTGATTGCCAAAAGCATCAATCAGGTCAGAAAATTCAGAAAGTGAAAGCATCCCATCTTCATTGTAGTCCTGCATAAAACATCACTTCTCAGGTTGATATTAAATATTAGAGGACATGAGCTcagtatatttaaattatctagACAACAATGAATTACATGTTGTGCTTTCCTTGATTTGTAGATTTCAAATACTCTTATATGTATTCAACCAGCTATAGCACTTTGTACAACATGTTAAAAATGTGTGTTAATATTGGAACGAGGACTCAGTAACAACCATAGGCACAATATGGTTTCAGATCACTATATCAGTATCCTCATGTACAGGAATGAAATTATACATCATCACTCCATGTGTTACCATCATGTCTTTTATTTAAGCCCACATTAGGCAAGGGTTATCAGAAAACAGAGGAAGATAAAACTTACCACTATAGATAAAATGCGTCTAACGAAGCCTTTCTCCGTTTCAATTGGATCCTGTTAGTTTGTACTAACTATTGTTAGAAATCCCTATTATAAACAACAATAGAATTTATATCATAGGGCATTTACCTCTACAGTGCATGAAATGGAAATGTTGCCAACCACTTTTCCAGGCACTGATGGATCTAAAAGGTCGAATACCTCGACATCAGAATCAGAGTCCTGCACAATCATATCATTCACAACAAAAGTGTGTAAAATTAATAAAGCTGAAACAGCATGGAACAAACCAATAAATGAACAATTCTAAAATCAGTGGCATACTGATGTTTTCTAATTTCCTCACCTTGGTCAGAAATTCAAGTAGATCAACCTCACAGTATCCAACAAGAGTATTGCGGGACATTTTGTTGGTCTAAGGGAGAGAAAATATTAAACTTAGATGCAGTATTAAAGTTAAAACAATTGCACAAAAAATTAGGGAACAGGAGATGCAGAAAGAAGacagtttaaaaaatttattatagataTATTGGGGGGTACACATGTGATTGGAAGGAGTATCCCCAATTGTTCACCTTCGGGGATCTGAAGGCACTCAAAGGTGGGTTGCCCCCTCTCAACCTAATTTTCTCCATACACAAGAATCAGGATTCAACCGTgatcatatttttttcccttctagTTCatatagattgaaaaaaaaatgcccTTGAAATGCAGCAGAAATATCCAAAACAAGCAACATTCATTTTAGTCCGACAAAAGGGGCATATCTTCCccccaaaaaaaatgtttgagggTAACTCATATTGAAAGAGAAGGTCCTAATCTTAGAGCATACCTCGAAGACAGAAATTCTTGCAACATGAGCTCcattcttttccaaaagaagttTCTTTTCCTGTAGAAGAAAATATGAGTCACATAGACGAAACACTGTTCTAGTTCCAATTACTCAAACAGGTTTCAAGTACGTATGGTGCACGTCttccaaccccccccccccccctgaGTCACTAAATAACTAACAATGAAAGGAAAGCATAGTCACTGTTGAAAGTAGTACTCACAGAGTTCCAAAGTGGTTTGTCTGTGCTGCACCATCATCAATAACACAAAATCAACACAACAGAATCAATGAAACATGATTGATTGATAAGACGAAGAAGAGCTTAACTGGTCAGAGGTGTTGGTACGGAAAGTCTGTTCTCCGAGAGAAAGGCACGCAATCCATTTATCCTTGAACTTCATCTCCGCCTACAACAAATTAAGAAGTAGAAGAATCAGATAGTTgcgttaatttaaaaaaaaaaattagtaatgtGCCTGCTCACGCGAAGGAGGGCGAGGAGAGCGATTCCGGCGAAGTCATCGGCGTTGAGGAGCTTGTGACCAGAAGAGCCATTGCCGCTTCTGCGGCGGCGAAAGTGAAGACGCAAACGCTCTTTGAAGCGAGCACGACGCGATCCTTTTCCTTCCGACAACTTGGAGTGCTCGTGACCCATGGCTTGAGGCTTGAGGGCTTGAGGCTTGGTCAGCAATGGCGACCATTCTGGGATTCACAAAATATTCAACCATCAACTCAATACACGATTGAATGTGCTTTTTTCCCTTAGTGCACTCCACGTAAGCAAACCCAATTCAATCGTTTCAGTTTCagatattttcatatttcatttcatacactatcctttcttcttttcaattttattctttaatattttaaatttttaaaagataagttaaatttaaatataaacaaaattaactaatacttgtactgattaaaaaatttagttaatttgatttaattctaCTAGTCACATTCAAAAATAGCAATAATAGCAATACATGGAGAAATACAATGGGAAATAAAAGGATTAGGAAAAGTAACAGACTTCCTAGCTAAAGTATGTGCTGCATTATTGGCCTTTCTGTTAGCAAAAGCTACACAAAAACTATGACGATCCTTCAATATATTCTTTGACAAATTGGATTCCTTCTTGTCTATCAAATCAACTATCAGTTTGCAATCCATTGCATTACTCGCA contains the following coding sequences:
- the LOC114386399 gene encoding phosphatidylserine decarboxylase proenzyme 2-like isoform X2 — encoded protein: MGHEHSKLSEGKGSRRARFKERLRLHFRRRRSGNGSSGHKLLNADDFAGIALLALLRAEMKFKDKWIACLSLGEQTFRTNTSDHTDKPLWNSEKKLLLEKNGAHVARISVFETNKMSRNTLVGYCEVDLLEFLTKDSDSDVEVFDLLDPSVPGKVVGNISISCTVEDYNEDGMLSLSEFSDLIDAFGNQVATSKKEELFKAADKNGDGVVSMDELASLLTFHQEQEPLLNCCPVCGEVLQISDQLNSMIHLTLCFDEGTGNQVMAGGFLTDKQASYGWFFKLSEWAHFSSYDVGIRSGSSASHILVYDRKSQRLVEEIIDKKIVLSMTAIYQSKIGLGLMDIGVKELLQSISEKQGARMDSPESSADIPKFIRSFKDQINLVEVKYPLEHFKTFNEFFIRELKPGSRPIASAERDDIAVCAADCRLTAFKSVDDSTRFWIKGRRFSVQGLLGKEMCSSAFVDGTMVIFRLAPQDYHRFHFPVSGIFEQSVDIPGCLYTVNPIAVNSKYCNVFTENKRVISIISTVDFGNVAFVAIGATMVGSITFTKKKGDYVKKGDEFGYFSFGGSTVICVFEKNSIAIDEDLLANSARSLETLVSVGMRLGVSTRKLS
- the LOC114386399 gene encoding phosphatidylserine decarboxylase proenzyme 2-like isoform X1, whose translation is MGHEHSKLSEGKGSRRARFKERLRLHFRRRRSGNGSSGHKLLNADDFAGIALLALLRAEMKFKDKWIACLSLGEQTFRTNTSDHTDKPLWNSEKKLLLEKNGAHVARISVFETNKMSRNTLVGYCEVDLLEFLTKDSDSDVEVFDLLDPSVPGKVVGNISISCTVEDPIETEKGFVRRILSIVDYNEDGMLSLSEFSDLIDAFGNQVATSKKEELFKAADKNGDGVVSMDELASLLTFHQEQEPLLNCCPVCGEVLQISDQLNSMIHLTLCFDEGTGNQVMAGGFLTDKQASYGWFFKLSEWAHFSSYDVGIRSGSSASHILVYDRKSQRLVEEIIDKKIVLSMTAIYQSKIGLGLMDIGVKELLQSISEKQGARMDSPESSADIPKFIRSFKDQINLVEVKYPLEHFKTFNEFFIRELKPGSRPIASAERDDIAVCAADCRLTAFKSVDDSTRFWIKGRRFSVQGLLGKEMCSSAFVDGTMVIFRLAPQDYHRFHFPVSGIFEQSVDIPGCLYTVNPIAVNSKYCNVFTENKRVISIISTVDFGNVAFVAIGATMVGSITFTKKKGDYVKKGDEFGYFSFGGSTVICVFEKNSIAIDEDLLANSARSLETLVSVGMRLGVSTRKLS
- the LOC114386399 gene encoding phosphatidylserine decarboxylase proenzyme 2-like isoform X4, which encodes MSRNTLVGYCEVDLLEFLTKDSDSDVEVFDLLDPSVPGKVVGNISISCTVEDPIETEKGFVRRILSIVDYNEDGMLSLSEFSDLIDAFGNQVATSKKEELFKAADKNGDGVVSMDELASLLTFHQEQEPLLNCCPVCGEVLQISDQLNSMIHLTLCFDEGTGNQVMAGGFLTDKQASYGWFFKLSEWAHFSSYDVGIRSGSSASHILVYDRKSQRLVEEIIDKKIVLSMTAIYQSKIGLGLMDIGVKELLQSISEKQGARMDSPESSADIPKFIRSFKDQINLVEVKYPLEHFKTFNEFFIRELKPGSRPIASAERDDIAVCAADCRLTAFKSVDDSTRFWIKGRRFSVQGLLGKEMCSSAFVDGTMVIFRLAPQDYHRFHFPVSGIFEQSVDIPGCLYTVNPIAVNSKYCNVFTENKRVISIISTVDFGNVAFVAIGATMVGSITFTKKKGDYVKKGDEFGYFSFGGSTVICVFEKNSIAIDEDLLANSARSLETLVSVGMRLGVSTRKLS
- the LOC114386399 gene encoding phosphatidylserine decarboxylase proenzyme 2-like isoform X3; the protein is MGHEHSKLSEGKGSRRARFKERLRLHFRRRRSGNGSSGHKLLNADDFAGIALLALLRAEMKFKDKWIACLSLGEQTFRTNTSDHTDKPLWNSEKKLLLEKNGAHVARISVFETNKMSRNTLVGYCEVDLLEFLTKDSDSDVEVFDLLDPSVPGKVVGNISISCTVEDPIETEKGFVRRILSIVDYNEDGMLSLSEFSDLIDAFGNQVATSKKEELFKAADKNGDGVVSMDELASLLTFHQEQEPLLNCCPVCGEVLQISDQLNSMIHLTLCFDEGTGNQVMAGGFLTDKQASYGWFFKLSEWAHFSSYDVGIRSGSSASHILVYDRKSQRLVEEIIDKKIVLSMTAIYQSKIGLGLMDIGVKELLQSISEKQGARMDSPESSADIPKFIRSFKDQINLVEVKYPLEHFKTFNEFFIRELKPGSRPIASAERDDIAVCAADCRLTAFKSVDDSTRFWIKGRRFSVQGLLGKEMCSSAFVDGTMVIFRLAPQDYHRFHFPVSGIFEQSVDIPGCLYTVAFVAIGATMVGSITFTKKKGDYVKKGDEFGYFSFGGSTVICVFEKNSIAIDEDLLANSARSLETLVSVGMRLGVSTRKLS